A window of Natronolimnobius sp. AArcel1 contains these coding sequences:
- a CDS encoding proteasome-activating nucleotidase, translating to MSRSPSLPDRPHRDIDPDLPDDERLEALRGHFEDIVDVNDQLSAQLDDADERRQRLREKVDRVERENEALKSSSLYIATVEDIMDNDEVIVKQHGNNQEVLTDVSPRIAEEVEPGDRVAVNDSFAIQTILNAETDARAQSMEITEKPAVGYEDIGGIDEQIREVREAVEQPLADPEIFDEVGIEPPSGVLLYGPPGTGKTMLAKAVANKTDATFIKMAGSELVRKFIGEGSRLVRDLFEMAREREPAIIFIDEIDAIATTRTESKTSGDAEVQRTMMQLLSEMDGFEARGEIRIIAATNRFDMLDRAILRPGRFDRLIEVPEPDRDGREQILEIHTRGMNVTDTVDFADLADDTAGYSGAEIESLATEAGMFAIRNERDEITHQDFVDAIEKIEDDDSSEVIASAGYFYQ from the coding sequence ATGTCTCGAAGCCCGTCTCTCCCTGACCGACCACATCGCGATATCGACCCCGACCTTCCCGATGACGAACGGCTCGAGGCGCTCCGGGGCCATTTCGAAGATATCGTCGATGTCAACGACCAGCTTTCGGCGCAACTCGATGACGCCGACGAACGCAGACAGCGTCTTCGTGAGAAAGTCGACCGCGTCGAACGCGAAAACGAGGCGCTGAAAAGCTCCTCGCTGTACATTGCGACGGTCGAAGACATCATGGACAATGACGAGGTTATCGTCAAACAACACGGTAACAACCAGGAGGTGCTCACGGATGTCTCGCCACGGATCGCCGAAGAAGTCGAACCCGGTGACCGCGTCGCGGTCAACGATTCCTTTGCGATTCAGACCATCCTGAACGCCGAGACCGACGCGCGCGCCCAGTCGATGGAGATCACCGAAAAGCCAGCAGTCGGCTACGAGGATATCGGTGGCATCGACGAGCAGATCCGCGAGGTCCGCGAAGCCGTCGAGCAGCCGCTGGCCGACCCCGAAATTTTCGATGAGGTTGGGATCGAGCCACCGAGTGGCGTTCTCCTCTATGGCCCGCCAGGGACGGGCAAGACGATGCTCGCCAAGGCCGTCGCGAACAAGACCGACGCCACGTTCATCAAGATGGCTGGCTCGGAACTCGTCCGCAAATTCATCGGCGAGGGCTCGAGACTCGTGCGTGACCTCTTCGAGATGGCTCGCGAGCGCGAACCCGCTATTATCTTTATCGACGAGATCGACGCCATCGCGACCACTCGGACGGAATCCAAGACCTCCGGCGATGCCGAGGTCCAGCGGACGATGATGCAACTGCTTTCGGAGATGGACGGCTTCGAGGCTCGCGGTGAAATCCGCATCATCGCCGCGACGAACCGCTTCGACATGCTCGATCGTGCCATCCTGCGTCCCGGCCGATTCGACCGCCTTATCGAAGTGCCCGAACCCGACCGCGACGGCCGCGAACAGATCCTCGAGATTCACACGCGCGGGATGAACGTCACCGACACGGTGGACTTTGCTGATCTGGCCGACGACACGGCAGGCTACTCCGGCGCTGAAATCGAGAGTCTGGCCACTGAAGCCGGGATGTTCGCCATCCGCAACGAACGCGACGAGATCACTCATCAGGACTTTGTCGACGCCATAGAGAAGATCGAAGACGACGACTCGAGTGAAGTCATCGCGTCGGCAGGGTACTTCTACCAGTAG
- a CDS encoding CPBP family intramembrane glutamic endopeptidase has protein sequence MTDIDRTRLGLFIGTVTVLMAGWFVGTPLLIDQWDETLHPAFFGRIHMFTPMVAALVVCFVSGISLSTVGLRLGRVRWLGIAVGVAFSLVVLAIPVAVAVPGIDFQPTIYHYELPFPSLLPEIPPDALTVGTAVGIVVVTGVTIYAVFGFGEEFGWRGYLLWELAPLGFWRASVIIGIVWGLWHAPVAFSTWGMGVIDGWPLLAWLLTGIVFSPVYTYVVIRAKSVLAAALFHGVFNATTSLFSAVVYTDEFMLGTILQPVGVAGLVTFGGAVAIIAVRGPPELTREFAHSPRSSQNRTTPTTDTDA, from the coding sequence ATGACTGACATCGATCGTACTCGGCTTGGATTGTTCATCGGGACGGTAACCGTCCTCATGGCGGGATGGTTCGTCGGAACGCCACTGCTGATCGATCAGTGGGACGAAACACTGCATCCAGCGTTTTTTGGACGTATTCATATGTTCACGCCGATGGTCGCCGCACTCGTCGTCTGTTTCGTCAGCGGGATCTCGCTCTCGACGGTCGGTCTTCGACTCGGTCGCGTGCGGTGGCTCGGGATCGCTGTTGGAGTGGCCTTCTCGCTCGTTGTACTCGCGATTCCGGTGGCAGTTGCCGTCCCAGGCATCGATTTTCAGCCGACGATCTATCACTACGAGTTGCCGTTTCCGTCTCTGCTGCCAGAGATTCCACCGGACGCTCTGACAGTCGGTACTGCCGTTGGAATCGTCGTGGTCACTGGCGTTACCATCTATGCGGTATTTGGGTTTGGCGAGGAATTCGGCTGGCGAGGGTATCTCCTGTGGGAACTCGCCCCGCTTGGATTCTGGCGAGCGTCGGTCATCATTGGTATCGTCTGGGGACTGTGGCACGCACCGGTTGCGTTCTCCACGTGGGGAATGGGTGTAATCGACGGGTGGCCGCTACTCGCCTGGCTCCTCACGGGTATCGTGTTCTCACCGGTGTATACGTACGTCGTCATTCGGGCGAAGTCAGTGCTGGCTGCGGCGCTCTTTCACGGTGTCTTCAACGCGACCACATCGCTGTTCAGTGCCGTCGTCTATACAGACGAGTTTATGTTGGGAACTATCCTCCAGCCAGTCGGCGTCGCCGGACTCGTGACGTTCGGCGGAGCCGTCGCCATCATCGCCGTCCGCGGCCCGCCGGAACTCACCCGCGAGTTTGCACACTCTCCACGATCCAGTCAGAACCGGACGACGCCAACGACCGATACCGACGCGTAG